The sequence below is a genomic window from Vicia villosa cultivar HV-30 ecotype Madison, WI unplaced genomic scaffold, Vvil1.0 ctg.003888F_1_1, whole genome shotgun sequence.
TAGGGTGTGTATAGTTTTGTTAATTCCCAATGGAGTTGTGAGATATGATTTTGGGAAACAAATATGATAATAGGGAACCACCatgtatgaaaataaaaatttgcttTGTATAAAACAATCATGAAATTGAAGGGTGTTTTCTAGACACTGAAATCTTTGTATTCTTTTCTCTGTTATTAGATTTCTTACTATATTGTTTAAGTATTTGTATTCTATTACATATACTCAAATTACATGGTTATTTTCCTCCTATGATGACCCAAATATTTCTTAATTTTCTGCTTTGAATTATTTAACTGATAGTTACATAAGAATAAACAAAGCATTTTAATTTTAAGCTCCAATTTCAAAAGTACTCCTTATGAAATTCAAAGCGTGTGGTTGTCTTATGACTGAGCTCAAGTGATAGTTTTTTTAGCTCCTTCGCAAGCACCGGCATCCCACAGTAGAACACACCTGCAAATATTATGCATCATTCTCTTGTTAAAAACTTACTAATATCATCAAGTAACAGAATTAAATGTGGGTTTACGAGTGCGCATCAATCTTCTTGTCACATTCTCAATCTCGTCTTTATTGTAGTTTGCAATTGTAATTGCAAGTGCAATATTATAATTTGAGAGAAATAGTTCTGCACTTTTTGCAAGCAATTTACCTACGGTAGAATTCGGGTGTTTTGAAGCTATTTTTGTGAAAACTTCTCTCCAATTAGGCCTAGCAAAGTGTGTCCTCACCTACAATCAAAAAACAATAAATCGGTTATGTTCGTGCTTGAGATGAAATCACTATGAACTCGAACAATAATAGTTCTTAAAGTATCGAAGATCTCACTTGAGTGCCTGATAGAATGTCAACACCATGCTTAGCATGGTTTAATGCTTGGATCATAGTGATTAAGGTTGATCTTGCATCACCTTCTTCATAAACACTTGTGAGATAGTTGTGCAGTTCAATTAGGCCCTGACAAGTGGTTAGGAATAAACACAGAATGAGAATTAGTTATTAAGCAAGTTCATGATAGAAGattaaattttaatatgataTAATTAAGATTGAATATTACTTTGTGGTCCATTGCTGCGACTTCATCCATTACTCCTTTAAACCATTCAAAAGATCCAGGTTCTCTGGTAACCCAATAAAAGTAAGCTTTTATAATCCTCTGTGATCTCTTATTTCTTCCCGGCGTTACATTTGAAGAGGTGAAGCTATTGAAACTCTCATCTGATTTTGTTGTTTCTGTGTTTGAGTCCTGCACTTGGCCTTGTTAAAGTTCACAGTTGATGACAGAATGTAATCAACATTATAAAAAAACTAAGAGTATGGATTGTACCGTTTGTTCGTCTATTGTTCTCGTGTCACTGAGAAGATCTCTGAGAATACTAATGAAGGGGGTTGCTCCAATTCCTAATCCTATGAGGAGCAATACATCAAAATTCTGGTAATCTTGTGCTGGAGCTCCGTATGGGCCATCTACGAGCAGCTTCGGCTGTCTGTAACAAAATTCTAGTTAGAATGGTTTACAATTGAGTTGAAGCTTTAAAGTCATGTCGTAATATTTGATATTGTGAAGAATTATAATCAAATATGGTTGATGCGACCTGAAAACTCTGATAAATTTCTTATATCGTAGTTCTATTATGAAACTTTTTTTAACTTTTATCTGACCTATACTTACCCTAATTGATCCATTTTTATCAGTTCTTCGAATGTTGCTTTGAAGTTTACCGGAGCCAATTGGTCATCTTCGGTGAAAAGTAGCTTAAGTTCTCGTGTCCAGTCACCGACGGTTCGAATGTGAACACTTAGGTAATCATCTCCTGGTGCCGATGTAATGGAGAATGGATGCCTAAAAAATCAAGATCTTATTTGCTTGTACTAGTGCATCGTAAAATTTACGATGATTAAAAATGGACCTAAAAGAAGAACCTCACTCACCACTCAAATGGAGAAATTTTTGGGCATTGTAGAAATATGTATTGGCCACTTTTGTACTTGAATCCATTAGGCTTTGACATGATTAAGCTGAAGACATTTCCTGGTAGCACTGAAACCTGCTAAGTCAAATTTAGAAAGATTAAATGGAAGTTATTATCAAACCAAAAGTAGAAAATGGAGTGTGGATTTATTTTTATTACCTTCAAAACTTTTACTGCATAATGTTGCGATCTACGAGTTCGTAGAGTACGTTCTGCAATGTACAGCAACAACGGAACAGATATATACATCCATGTCTAACATCAAAAGTCAAAAAAATGTTATTGTACATTCATCATCGTTCACTATTCCATACCTACGAAGATTGTGGTCGAAGTTCTTACCGTTTTCTGGTACCATTTATGTGTCAAATTCAAGAAAGATCCATGAATTAACAGAAGAATGTAGACAATACCGAGAAGATGATGCGAGTACCAGAATGCATTAAATCCTGTCAATCTGTTAATGGGCGAAGGAAGATTTACTGCATTTCTTCGAAATTGGCTAGTTGCGAGAGTAAACGATATAACCATCAAAGTAACCATTGTGATTCCTGTTAAACCTTCAACGCCAAGCAAAAGTGATTTGTATGTCGGCTTTTTGTTGTTGAAATCAGAAGTTACTATTGAGAATTTTTCTGGAGATGAATTCACGAGAAGCGGGAAATCACATGCGAGATGGTTGCCTGCATGAATGGTTATTCCGATAACTATGGCAAATGCAATGATCTGTAAATATGGATAGAGATAAAATCAAATCACAATGCTAATGGAAAAATTATACACTTCTCTTCGGAGTTTTTCATTGTTAATGCACTTATAATGCAATTATAATGAAGACTATTTAGAGTATATCCAAGATCGATTAGATTTATTGTTGTTAGATCATATTTTAGACGTGACAAAATGTGTTGAGAGTCTCTGTTTACCTTATGGAAATTAATATTGTCGTCGAATGGGACAATTTTCCTAACTTTTGTGGAGCGAAGCCATGTCAATGTATTTCGACAAACAGGTAAAAGAATGAGAGCCATGTTGAACTTGAGTGTCTCTGCGGCGCCTTTGGCTACTGGTAAGCAATAACTCATAACTTCAAAACTTGATCTGTTTTTGTACTGGTAAAGTTTCCAAGTAAAAAGAGAAGCAATGGTAATCAACCATAGTAACAAAATCCATCCCCTTCTCCAGTACTCTAATGCAAGACATTGGAGTGTCTTGCGGATTTTGTGGATCTTATTTTTTGGCCTTAAACTTGACATATTTTGACTCCAATTTACACTTGCACTGCTCTGTTGTCTACTGTAGGTCATGTATCTATCCTTTTCTAGTAACAACATTTCTAGCTGCCACAGCTGAAAAAATGAAAGGAATAAAATTATGAAATGATAAAAAAAGACTAATGAAAATTGTGCATACACAAAACGTGAATAAATGAGATGTCGCGAGTTTAAACTTGCCCGTGCAGTCAAATGTCTCTGCACAACTACCAACTGAACTGACTTAACTAGATAGATATACAAATGTTTATGAAGTAAAATGTGGTTTTATTAAGTTTTCAATGACTTTTATTTTTCCTCACTTACCTCGATGTAACCGAGGTTTTCCGGATCCAATTCTTCCATTATTAGTGTGGCGTATCCTTCAGCCTGTTCTTTTAGTTTGGACAGATTGTTTGCAGAAGCACTTAACATTATAAGctgttgattaaaaataaaaatgaaatcagAATGAATGATCAAAATAATGTAATTGTTATCTTGATGATTATTTCAGCCATAAAAAAGTACTAGTAAACCTTGCCTCCTGTACTTCCTCCCTAGTGATTCTTCCATCTTCATTACTGTCTGCCCTGAAGCAAATTGACGTTTTAATTTAACGTTTAAGCTATGATTTTAAAATTAAGTTCCTTTTCTCCCATAGGTGATGGAGTAACATTGACATGAACAATTTTACAGTTTACACACACTTTTATAATATCTCAATTCAAATGATGCACAGGTAAAAGATGCACAAGTCATCATCTTATATTATTAAAGAAAAGAGATGCACAAGTCATCATCTTATAAACAAAGAGATACACAAGTCAAAccccaaaaaagaaagaaataaacaaacaCTTATAGGTATGAATCTCAGTTCAAAAGTTAAATGTTTGAGCGCTTTATATTTTATGCAAAGTTCCTACCAAATTCCGTTTAAAACATTAAGTAAACAAATATAGATATAATACTTACTCTCACCACAATATAAGTCATCATCTCCAATAGAATATgtcttaattaaatttttaagtgAGTCATGTCATGTATACTTTactcattttatctttttagagTGATTAGTTAATAAACACCGCATCACGAGAAAGAATTAggtgatttttttcttttctattttttttcttcttttaaatgAAGTATTTTAATAAGGAAATGCAATATATTGagagaattttaaaaaaatttattgaaattaaaaaattattaaaataataaaaatttatgaaatattttatataagttaaatttaataattttgaaatCACAGTTAAAATTAAAGAGTTTGAAATTTATCTTAAACTTCATATAATGTGGATGTcaagttaaatattattattattttaaaatttgaaacttTATTCTAGTACTttccaaaatttataaattgttt
It includes:
- the LOC131641619 gene encoding respiratory burst oxidase homolog protein E, which translates into the protein MRTSSFRRCTTSKTESDLPENSETSSPTAGKHVYGAMLPVFLNDLRSNHHKELVEITLELENDAVVLRNIASVSSAPNASPSSSHIAGDGDNFTGVGVGVEYSVARSLSITSRIKKKFPWLRSMSMRTSTSSSESVTAVEEDPMTARNARRMRAELDRTRSSAQRGLKGLRFISKSGEACEELWKKVEKRFGFLAKDGLLDRENFGECIGMEDSKEFAVGIFDALARKERKTVSKITKEELHQFWLQISNQSFDARLQIFFDMADSNEDGRITREEVQELIMLSASANNLSKLKEQAEGYATLIMEELDPENLGYIELWQLEMLLLEKDRYMTYSRQQSSASVNWSQNMSSLRPKNKIHKIRKTLQCLALEYWRRGWILLLWLITIASLFTWKLYQYKNRSSFEVMSYCLPVAKGAAETLKFNMALILLPVCRNTLTWLRSTKVRKIVPFDDNINFHKIIAFAIVIGITIHAGNHLACDFPLLVNSSPEKFSIVTSDFNNKKPTYKSLLLGVEGLTGITMVTLMVISFTLATSQFRRNAVNLPSPINRLTGFNAFWYSHHLLGIVYILLLIHGSFLNLTHKWYQKTTWMYISVPLLLYIAERTLRTRRSQHYAVKVLKVSVLPGNVFSLIMSKPNGFKYKSGQYIFLQCPKISPFEWHPFSITSAPGDDYLSVHIRTVGDWTRELKLLFTEDDQLAPVNFKATFEELIKMDQLGQPKLLVDGPYGAPAQDYQNFDVLLLIGLGIGATPFISILRDLLSDTRTIDEQTDSNTETTKSDESFNSFTSSNVTPGRNKRSQRIIKAYFYWVTREPGSFEWFKGVMDEVAAMDHKGLIELHNYLTSVYEEGDARSTLITMIQALNHAKHGVDILSGTQVRTHFARPNWREVFTKIASKHPNSTVGVFYCGMPVLAKELKKLSLELSHKTTTRFEFHKEYF